The window AGCGCCGCCCCAAGCAGAGCAACGAGCTCGGTGACACCCGAACGGAGGCGCTGGCGCCCGAGCTGCCGGCGCGTGGCGAGCCCACCCCCCACTCCGAGGTGCTGGTGCACGAGGAGGGCGTGCCCTACCGGGTGCGCCTCGCCGATGGCCTGAGCACGGGGCTGTTCTTGGACCAGCGGCTCAACCGACGCGCGTGCGCGAGCTGTCCACAGGGCGCTCGGTGCTCAACCTCTTCGCCTACACGGGCCCCTTCACCGTGGCGGCCGTGGCGGGCGGCGCCGTCCGCACGTGCACCCTGGACGTGGCCGCACCGGCGCTGACCTGGGCCGAGCAGCAAGTGCGCGCGCTCGGCGCGCCGGGCCAGCACGACTTCGTGCGCGCCGACGTCTTCGGCTGGCTGCGCGCCCACCAGACGAAGGGAGAGCGCTTCGATCTGGTCATCGTGGACCCGCCCACCTACTCGAAGACGAAGCACACCCGCTGGACGTCCGGCGCGGACTGGATCGAGCTGACCCGCCTCGCCGCCGCCATGGTCGCGCCGCGCGGTGTGCTGCTGCTGTCCTCGAACGATCGCCGCATGACGCCGCGCGTCTTCCGCCAGCACATCGAGGCGGGCCTCGCGGCGATCGGGCGGGCCGGACGGATCGTCGACAACCCCACGCCGCTCGACTTTCCCTCGCCCCCCGGCGGCCCGACCATGAAGTCCTGCATGGTCCACCTGGACGTGGAGCGCCCGGCGAGGAAACCCACCAAGTCGGCGAAGCCACCGCGGCGCTAACGGCCCCTTGCGGTTCTGAGCGGGCCGTGCAATATCCCAGTCGTCGCTCGCGTCACACGCGCGCGGCGCGCCGAGCTCACAGGGAGTATCCCCCCCCTGACCCCAGCTCCAAACTCGACGGTGGGAGCAACCGTCGCGATGGCTCGGCCCACGTACTCGCGATCCCGTCGGGCGGCCGCTCTGGAACCGCCGCTCGAGCTTACGGCCAACACGCACAACGCCGAGTTCGTGCTCCGCACCCACATCGCGGAGCCGAGGAGACGCCTTCAATGGGTGATACCGCGGTGAGTGATCTCACTGATGAGATGAACGACGACCTCGACGACAGTGACGAGGATCAATACGAAGACCGCCTGGTGGTGCCCTACGACGAGCTCCCGTTCGTCGCCCAGCGCGTTTCCAAGATGAGCGACCGCGCCATCCAGCGCGTCACGGGGGGCAACGCGTTCTTGCGCGGCCGCCTCTACGCGCGGCGCAAGTCGGTGGAAGATCTGGTGGCGGAGGGCGACACGGTCACCGGCGAGATCAACGTCCGCTCCTCCGATGAGCCCTACACCACGTCGGCCACCGTGAGCGAAGAGGACGTCTGGACCTCGCACTGCACCTGCCCGGGCTGGCGCGGGGCCGACGGTCACTGCAAGCACGTGGCCGCGATCATGGTGGCGCTCCGGGACCAGGTTCGGCCGCCCAAGGCCAAAGAGGCGCTGACCGGCGGTGGCGGCGGCGGCGGCGGCGGGGACAGTGACGTAGACGGTGGCGGCGCCGTGAACGGCAACGGCAAGAAGAAGAAAAAGAAGAACAAGGGCAAGGAGCCGAAGGCCGAGGTGGTGCACGTGCCGCAGACGGTCTCGGTGGGCGGGACCAAGCGCCGCCGCAGCCGCAGACGCCGTCGGGGGACGGCGGCCGACGGAAAGATCGAGGTGCTCTCCGCGCGCGATCTGCAGGGGCCGCTGGGCGAGTCGCGTGGGTTGTTCGACCTCTGGTTGCCGCCCGAGGCGCTCCAGCGCCCCTACGAGTTCGAGTACCGCATGGCCGTGCGCCCGACGTCGTTCGTGCTGACGCCGGTCATCGCCGGGACGCGCCGCTCGGCGCCCATCCTCGAGGCGCTCGAGTCCTTCAACATGGTGTCGGCCAACGACCGTGGGCTCTTTCGGGCGCTCGCGCGGCACGCCAGCCGCTCGCAGCCCGCCACCGCCGAGATCCGCGGCGAGGACGCCTCCGAGGTGCTCAGCATGTTGCGCGGCCGCCGCGTGCTGCTCGAGCCCGCCAGCATGGAGCTGCGCTTCTCGGCCGAGGTGTTGAAGCCGCGCGTCGAGCTGGACCGCGCCAACGCGGACCACATGCGCGTGAAGGTCGCCTTCGGGCTCGACAACGGCCGGCGCTTCGCCGTCGGCGCGGGCAGCTGGTTCGAGGGCACCCCCGGCTGGCACATCGACGTGACCGATGGCGTCGCGCGCCCGCTGGCCGACTCGGTCAGCCCGGCCATGCTCACGCGCCTGCGTCAGCAGTCGGCGCTGGTGCACCCCAACGACGATCTGCCGCGCTTGCTCACGGACTTCATCCCGCGCGTGGCCATGGTGCTCGGTTCGGACCTGCCGGACCTCAGCTCGGCCGCCGATCTGGTGGACGAGTCCGCGCAGATCCGCATGAAGGCCCACGGCGACATCGTGAAC of the Sandaracinaceae bacterium genome contains:
- a CDS encoding class I SAM-dependent methyltransferase, translated to MLNLFAYTGPFTVAAVAGGAVRTCTLDVAAPALTWAEQQVRALGAPGQHDFVRADVFGWLRAHQTKGERFDLVIVDPPTYSKTKHTRWTSGADWIELTRLAAAMVAPRGVLLLSSNDRRMTPRVFRQHIEAGLAAIGRAGRIVDNPTPLDFPSPPGGPTMKSCMVHLDVERPARKPTKSAKPPRR